One genomic segment of Desulforamulus reducens MI-1 includes these proteins:
- a CDS encoding peptide chain release factor 3 has product MSDFQKEIQRRRTFAIISHPDAGKTTMTEKLLLYGGALRLAGTVKSRKSKQHAVSDWMELEKQRGISVTSSVLQFEYKDCKINILDTPGHQDFSEDTYRTLMAADSAVMLIDAAKGVEEQTKKLFHVCRKRGIPIFTFINKMDRHGKEPLDILDELEKVLDIKSYPMNWPIGRGKEFRGIYERATSKIELFTGAGHGTTIVPTKVGDLSDPAIVETMSESVYELLKEDLELLDLAGDAFNMDLVSRGELTPVFFGSALTNFGVGAFLDSFIKMAPAPHEKESSVGVIQPNQSEFSGFVFKIQANMDPAHRDRIAFVRICSGVFHRGMTVKHVPSGKTIRLAQSKQFMAQDATTIDEAYPGDIIGIFDPGIFRIGDTLTEKSSFSYEAIPKFQPELFARVHLRDAMKRKQFVKGIEQLTNEGAAQRFRNPDIGLESPIIGAVGVLQFDVLEHRLTHEYGVDISLEHLPFTLARWAVGVNLTPRDLKSMDNMVVQDDDDNFVVLFRNEWAFNWEAERHKEVSYLEHPPTKGTAL; this is encoded by the coding sequence ATGAGTGATTTTCAAAAGGAAATTCAAAGGCGCAGAACCTTTGCGATTATCTCCCACCCGGATGCCGGTAAAACAACAATGACAGAAAAACTTCTCCTGTACGGTGGAGCACTTCGGTTGGCTGGTACAGTTAAGTCCCGCAAGTCCAAGCAGCATGCTGTGTCGGACTGGATGGAACTGGAGAAACAGAGGGGTATTTCAGTAACCTCCAGTGTACTGCAGTTTGAATATAAAGATTGTAAAATAAATATTTTGGATACCCCAGGCCACCAGGATTTCAGTGAAGATACCTATAGAACTCTGATGGCTGCAGATAGTGCTGTCATGCTGATTGATGCAGCAAAAGGGGTAGAGGAGCAAACCAAAAAATTGTTCCATGTTTGCCGCAAAAGGGGTATTCCTATTTTTACATTCATTAATAAAATGGACCGGCATGGTAAGGAACCCCTAGACATTTTGGATGAACTAGAAAAGGTGTTGGATATTAAATCCTATCCCATGAACTGGCCCATTGGTAGGGGCAAGGAATTTAGAGGCATTTACGAACGGGCAACCTCTAAAATAGAACTTTTTACTGGTGCCGGTCACGGTACCACCATTGTACCGACAAAGGTTGGTGATCTTTCAGATCCTGCCATTGTGGAGACCATGAGTGAATCAGTTTATGAATTACTCAAAGAAGATCTTGAACTTTTAGATTTGGCAGGGGATGCCTTTAATATGGATCTTGTATCTCGTGGCGAATTAACCCCTGTTTTCTTTGGTAGTGCGCTTACCAATTTCGGAGTAGGAGCCTTTTTGGATTCCTTTATAAAAATGGCCCCGGCACCCCATGAAAAGGAATCCAGTGTTGGCGTTATACAGCCAAATCAATCGGAGTTCTCTGGTTTTGTTTTTAAAATTCAAGCCAATATGGATCCGGCACATAGAGATAGAATAGCCTTTGTCCGGATTTGTTCCGGAGTTTTCCATCGGGGTATGACGGTAAAACATGTGCCTTCCGGTAAAACCATTCGGCTGGCCCAATCAAAGCAATTTATGGCCCAGGATGCCACCACCATTGATGAGGCCTACCCGGGAGATATTATTGGTATTTTTGATCCAGGAATTTTTCGAATTGGTGATACTCTAACCGAGAAAAGTAGCTTTTCTTACGAGGCCATCCCTAAATTTCAGCCGGAACTTTTTGCCCGAGTGCATCTGCGGGATGCCATGAAACGAAAGCAATTTGTAAAAGGAATTGAGCAGTTAACCAATGAAGGGGCGGCCCAACGATTCCGCAACCCGGATATTGGACTAGAATCTCCTATCATTGGAGCGGTAGGGGTATTGCAGTTTGATGTGCTGGAACATCGTTTAACCCATGAGTATGGGGTTGATATAAGTCTAGAACACCTACCCTTTACTTTGGCCCGCTGGGCTGTGGGGGTAAACCTAACACCCCGGGATTTAAAGAGTATGGACAATATGGTGGTACAGGATGACGATGATAATTTTGTGGTCTTGTTCCGCAATGAATGGGCCTTTAATTGGGAAGCCGAACGACATAAAGAGGTATCCTATTTAGAACATCCACCGACTAAGGGTACAGCACTTTAA
- a CDS encoding sigma-54-dependent Fis family transcriptional regulator, translated as MKVREINTLHSIALSPEQTVQEVVGIFLKHQVDGAPVIDAEGKIMGLFTKDQIYRLVNEGLNVNTSVAELMIPADKIGHLDDELEDLLNEDFEWLPIVDEDRVTSMITRSNLSKVFFDFYRAISCELETIINSTINLIVSVDKEGKINVFNKAAEKFLGKEAQEVKGKNIAEIFPNSGLAEVVRTGNVELLQKVKLNDNDYISNRSPIIKDNKVIGAVAVLQCISEMEKVSRELESVKELNEELQAIIESSFDGLYITDGKGLTLRLNKAYERITGLKAQEFLGRYAEDIMKEGVVSESVAVLALKRRETVSIIQEYRAGKTTLATGNPVFDKNGNIFRVVCNVRDITELNQLNKELEQARGLSQHYQSQLRTMSYFGSDRIVIKSEKMKDLLGLIIRLAGVDSTILITGESGTGKELIAETLYINSNRRDGPFIKLNCGAIPENLLESELFGYESGAFTGASKEGKAGYFELANGGTLFLDEIGELPLNLQVKLLRVLQSREIVRVGGKKPLKINIRILAATNRNLKDMVDKKEFREDLYYRLNVVPVNVPPLRERKEEITSFVTHFMLIFNRKYKVNKRITPEVVDLFLRYDWPGNIRELENLIERLIVITTGNLLTINDLPANIKGNNPDNLASVQVSCLMPLKDAVESVEKQVLERAYAEFRTIRQMAETLKVSAATVVRKAAKYGITQEL; from the coding sequence GTGAAAGTTCGAGAAATCAATACATTGCATTCCATTGCTTTGAGCCCGGAGCAAACTGTCCAGGAAGTAGTGGGAATTTTCCTAAAACATCAGGTGGACGGAGCACCCGTTATCGATGCAGAAGGGAAGATCATGGGCCTTTTTACCAAAGATCAGATTTACCGACTAGTAAATGAGGGCTTAAATGTGAATACTTCTGTAGCAGAGTTGATGATCCCGGCAGACAAAATCGGCCACCTAGATGATGAGTTGGAAGATCTTTTAAATGAGGATTTTGAATGGTTGCCCATTGTTGATGAAGATCGAGTTACTAGCATGATCACCAGAAGCAATCTCTCAAAGGTGTTTTTTGACTTTTATCGGGCTATTTCCTGTGAGCTTGAAACCATTATTAACTCCACGATAAACTTAATTGTATCAGTTGATAAAGAAGGAAAAATTAACGTATTTAATAAGGCAGCAGAGAAATTTCTTGGTAAGGAAGCTCAAGAGGTAAAGGGTAAGAATATTGCTGAAATTTTTCCAAACAGTGGACTGGCTGAGGTTGTACGTACGGGGAATGTAGAACTTTTGCAGAAGGTCAAGTTGAATGATAATGATTATATCTCTAACCGTTCACCAATCATAAAAGATAATAAGGTAATTGGGGCTGTTGCGGTACTTCAGTGTATTTCCGAAATGGAGAAAGTATCAAGGGAGTTAGAGAGTGTTAAAGAATTAAATGAGGAATTACAGGCAATTATTGAATCCTCCTTTGATGGACTTTATATTACAGATGGGAAGGGGTTAACTCTTCGTTTAAATAAGGCGTATGAGAGGATAACTGGCCTAAAGGCCCAAGAATTCCTGGGGCGGTATGCTGAGGATATAATGAAGGAAGGTGTGGTTTCTGAGTCGGTAGCTGTTCTGGCCTTAAAGCGAAGGGAAACGGTCTCGATTATTCAAGAATACAGGGCGGGCAAAACAACTTTGGCCACTGGCAACCCGGTCTTTGATAAAAACGGTAACATCTTTAGAGTTGTTTGCAACGTTAGGGATATTACAGAACTCAATCAATTAAATAAAGAACTAGAACAGGCCCGGGGCTTAAGTCAACATTATCAAAGTCAATTGCGTACTATGAGCTATTTTGGCTCAGACAGAATTGTGATTAAATCGGAAAAAATGAAAGATCTTTTAGGACTCATTATTCGATTAGCCGGGGTTGATTCTACCATTTTAATCACTGGAGAATCAGGAACAGGTAAAGAATTAATTGCGGAAACCTTATATATTAATAGTAATCGGCGGGATGGGCCATTTATCAAATTAAATTGTGGGGCAATTCCAGAAAACTTACTGGAGTCAGAACTTTTTGGTTATGAATCTGGTGCCTTTACAGGGGCCAGTAAAGAAGGTAAAGCTGGATATTTTGAGCTAGCTAACGGGGGAACTCTTTTTCTTGACGAGATTGGGGAATTGCCATTAAATCTTCAGGTTAAACTCTTGCGGGTTTTACAGAGCAGGGAAATTGTCCGTGTAGGCGGGAAAAAACCGCTAAAAATTAATATTCGTATTTTGGCTGCAACCAACCGTAATCTAAAGGACATGGTTGACAAAAAAGAATTTCGCGAGGATTTGTATTACCGTTTAAATGTTGTGCCTGTTAATGTGCCGCCTCTTAGAGAACGGAAGGAAGAAATTACATCCTTTGTCACCCATTTCATGCTGATATTCAATAGAAAATATAAGGTTAATAAAAGGATTACACCAGAAGTGGTTGATCTTTTCCTACGGTATGACTGGCCCGGTAATATCAGGGAACTAGAGAACCTTATTGAGAGATTGATAGTAATTACTACAGGGAATTTATTAACAATAAATGATTTGCCAGCCAATATTAAGGGAAACAATCCAGACAATTTAGCCAGTGTACAAGTTTCTTGTCTTATGCCCCTAAAAGATGCGGTCGAAAGTGTTGAGAAACAGGTATTGGAACGAGCCTATGCAGAGTTCCGTACTATTCGTCAGATGGCTGAGACATTAAAAGTATCTGCTGCTACTGTTGTAAGAAAGGCAGCCAAATATGGAATTACCCAAGAACTATGA
- a CDS encoding acetyl-CoA C-acetyltransferase, producing the protein MKETVIVSAARTPFGRFGGGLKSLKAVDLGGIAIAEAIRRAGVSSEQIDYVYMGQVLQGGCGQVPSRQATRKAGLPWEVPSITVNKVCSSGLITVSLADKAIRLGEIDIAVAGGMESMSNAPYFLPGMRWGSRMMNSSAVDLMVNDGLWCSFYDRHMAIHGSEVASEFGLSREAQDEWALRSQLYASDAIKAGRLKEEIVPVELKSKKGTTIVDTDEGPRADTTMEGLAKLPPVFDKNGTVTAGNAPGVNDGAGALVLMSRDKAMELGIKPLATIVGHAEVSQEARYIATVPGLSTMKLLQQKGMSIDDIALIEANEAFAAVALTSGKITNWDTKRVNVDGGAIAFGHPIGASGARILMHLAFALRARGGGYGIACICSGAAQGDAMMIKVE; encoded by the coding sequence ATGAAGGAAACTGTAATAGTGAGTGCAGCAAGAACGCCCTTTGGCCGATTCGGTGGCGGACTAAAGTCACTAAAGGCTGTGGATCTTGGAGGGATAGCCATTGCTGAAGCAATCAGACGTGCTGGTGTATCCTCTGAGCAAATTGACTACGTCTATATGGGTCAAGTTCTCCAGGGTGGATGCGGTCAAGTTCCATCTCGTCAGGCAACCCGCAAGGCAGGTTTGCCATGGGAAGTTCCATCGATAACAGTAAATAAGGTTTGTTCCTCTGGGTTAATTACCGTATCATTAGCCGATAAAGCAATTCGGCTGGGTGAAATAGATATTGCGGTTGCAGGCGGTATGGAAAGCATGAGCAATGCGCCCTATTTTCTGCCCGGTATGCGTTGGGGTTCCCGTATGATGAATTCAAGTGCTGTGGATCTGATGGTTAATGATGGGCTTTGGTGCTCGTTCTATGATAGACATATGGCTATTCATGGATCAGAGGTAGCTAGTGAATTTGGCTTGAGTCGGGAAGCTCAGGATGAGTGGGCATTGCGGAGCCAATTATATGCCTCTGATGCAATAAAAGCTGGTCGTTTAAAAGAAGAAATAGTTCCTGTGGAGCTAAAGAGCAAGAAGGGTACAACCATTGTTGATACGGATGAAGGTCCTCGGGCGGACACTACTATGGAGGGGTTAGCCAAATTACCACCAGTCTTTGACAAGAACGGGACTGTCACAGCAGGTAATGCACCCGGTGTTAATGACGGTGCAGGTGCATTGGTTCTTATGTCCCGCGACAAAGCAATGGAACTAGGAATCAAACCCTTAGCCACCATTGTTGGACATGCTGAGGTTTCCCAGGAAGCTCGTTATATTGCAACTGTTCCCGGTCTGTCTACAATGAAACTTTTACAACAAAAGGGTATGTCCATAGATGATATTGCACTGATAGAGGCTAATGAAGCCTTTGCAGCCGTAGCTCTGACAAGCGGCAAGATTACTAACTGGGACACCAAACGAGTCAATGTAGATGGTGGAGCAATTGCCTTTGGTCACCCCATCGGAGCCAGCGGAGCCAGAATCCTTATGCACCTGGCCTTTGCTCTGCGGGCACGTGGTGGTGGATATGGGATTGCTTGCATCTGTAGTGGAGCAGCCCAGGGTGATGCCATGATGATTAAAGTTGAGTAG
- a CDS encoding short-chain-enoyl-CoA hydratase, giving the protein MEWNTLFLEKEGNIALLTINRPKALNALNPEVLTELGQAVDVITADDEIFVVILKGAGEKAFVAGADITAMKDMTALESRAFGILGQEVFKKLEYMPKPVIAAINGFALGGGCELAMACDIRVATEKSKFGQPEVGLGVTPGFAGTQRLPRLVGKGRAKELLYTADMISAADAHRIGLVNHVVAEDQLLEFCKSMAKRIATKGQIAVRLCKAAVDQGLEMDVDKSMAFEADIFALCFATSDQKEGMTAFVEKRKPNFIGK; this is encoded by the coding sequence ATGGAATGGAATACCCTTTTCCTTGAAAAAGAAGGCAATATTGCTTTATTAACCATTAATCGTCCTAAGGCATTAAATGCTCTTAATCCGGAAGTTCTTACCGAACTGGGGCAGGCTGTTGACGTTATTACTGCTGATGATGAAATATTTGTTGTAATTCTAAAAGGAGCCGGAGAGAAGGCATTTGTGGCTGGTGCAGATATTACAGCTATGAAAGATATGACTGCTCTTGAAAGTCGTGCCTTTGGTATTTTAGGACAGGAAGTATTCAAAAAGTTGGAATATATGCCAAAGCCGGTAATTGCAGCTATCAACGGATTTGCCTTGGGTGGCGGCTGTGAGTTGGCCATGGCCTGTGATATCCGTGTAGCCACTGAAAAGAGCAAGTTTGGTCAACCGGAAGTTGGTTTAGGAGTTACCCCTGGCTTTGCTGGCACCCAAAGATTGCCTCGCTTAGTGGGTAAAGGTCGGGCCAAAGAACTATTATACACAGCCGACATGATCAGTGCAGCAGATGCTCATCGCATTGGTTTGGTAAACCATGTGGTAGCAGAGGATCAGTTGCTTGAATTCTGTAAGAGCATGGCCAAACGGATTGCAACCAAGGGACAAATTGCTGTTCGCCTTTGCAAAGCAGCCGTTGATCAAGGTTTAGAGATGGATGTTGATAAGTCCATGGCCTTTGAGGCTGATATCTTTGCATTATGTTTTGCTACTTCTGACCAAAAAGAAGGCATGACTGCTTTTGTAGAAAAACGAAAGCCGAATTTCATAGGAAAATAG
- a CDS encoding acyl-CoA dehydrogenase, whose amino-acid sequence MDFRLNDEQQMFRDTIRKFAQKEIAPIAAQTDSTHQFPLETLKKLADMGLMGLPIPEEYGGAGSDYVTFAILVEEIAKVCASTAVILSVHTGLGCMSTYMFGNEEQKERYLKPLCEGKMLGAFALTEPQAGSDAAALKCTAVRKGDKYILNGSKIFITNGGYADMYVTFVRTDPSTKNYNGVTCLIVDKDTPGLVIGKPEEKMGLNGSATVTLTFEDAEVPVENRLLEEGKGFNVAMGLLNGGRITIGAQGLGIAQGALDLTIPYVKGREQFGKPLSAQQGIQFMLADMATEIDASRLLIYRAAWLKSNGLEHAMEASMAKRFATDTAMRVTTDCVQLFGGYGYCKEYQIERYMRDAKITQIYEGANQIQRLVIAKQLLK is encoded by the coding sequence ATGGATTTTAGATTAAACGATGAACAGCAAATGTTTAGAGATACCATTCGTAAATTTGCTCAGAAAGAAATCGCTCCCATCGCAGCTCAGACTGACAGTACCCATCAGTTCCCTCTGGAGACTTTAAAAAAATTAGCTGATATGGGTTTAATGGGTCTTCCCATTCCAGAAGAATATGGTGGTGCTGGCTCTGATTATGTAACCTTTGCTATCCTAGTTGAGGAAATTGCCAAGGTCTGCGCATCAACCGCAGTTATTCTATCGGTTCATACTGGTTTAGGTTGTATGTCTACCTATATGTTTGGTAACGAAGAACAAAAGGAAAGATATCTGAAGCCATTGTGCGAAGGTAAAATGCTTGGCGCATTTGCCCTTACAGAACCCCAAGCCGGTTCAGATGCTGCTGCTTTAAAATGCACGGCAGTACGGAAAGGTGACAAATACATCCTGAACGGTAGCAAGATTTTCATTACCAATGGTGGTTACGCAGATATGTATGTTACCTTTGTACGGACAGACCCAAGCACCAAGAATTACAACGGAGTTACCTGTTTGATCGTGGATAAAGATACACCTGGCTTGGTCATTGGTAAACCCGAAGAAAAAATGGGCTTGAACGGATCTGCCACAGTAACTTTGACCTTTGAAGACGCTGAGGTACCAGTAGAAAACCGTTTGCTGGAGGAAGGCAAGGGCTTCAATGTGGCCATGGGCCTTCTGAACGGCGGACGTATTACCATTGGTGCCCAGGGCTTAGGTATTGCCCAAGGCGCTCTTGATTTAACCATTCCTTATGTAAAAGGTCGTGAACAATTCGGCAAGCCTCTTTCTGCCCAACAAGGAATCCAGTTTATGCTGGCTGATATGGCAACAGAAATTGATGCATCACGCCTGTTGATTTATCGTGCTGCATGGCTAAAGAGCAACGGGTTAGAACATGCAATGGAAGCTTCCATGGCCAAACGTTTTGCAACCGACACAGCCATGAGAGTAACCACTGACTGTGTACAATTGTTTGGTGGCTATGGCTACTGCAAAGAGTACCAAATAGAGCGGTATATGCGGGATGCCAAAATTACTCAAATCTATGAAGGTGCCAACCAAATTCAAAGATTAGTAATTGCCAAGCAGCTTCTTAAATAA
- a CDS encoding CoA transferase subunit A — MSLTEAISMINDGDMLTFSGFTIWRRPMAAIYEIVRQQKKNLHLVEVNSGTHSEVLIGAGCVKVWESCWIGHELFGKLGANLARKVKTGELIVNDYSHVHMVLRLMAGAMGVPYLPTAASMGTDILNPEFDTLANNGLRNGENPKIPAQKYEFAKDNFFDMGELLHIPAARPDVCIMLVQQVGEEGTVRISGQKYTDEEAAKAADKVIVIAEEVVPEEYLRREPDRNLLPPYMVDAIVELPMAGHPTGCYGRYEVDGDFMRNFYSSTKTQEGFDAWAKEWIFDVKDHFEYLEKLGVKRLEALRANSALSYSNKVKRGAR; from the coding sequence ATGTCTCTGACCGAAGCCATCAGTATGATTAATGATGGCGACATGCTTACCTTCAGTGGATTTACAATTTGGCGTCGTCCTATGGCAGCAATTTACGAAATTGTCAGGCAACAAAAAAAGAATCTACATCTTGTGGAAGTGAATTCAGGTACCCATAGTGAAGTACTGATTGGGGCAGGATGTGTAAAGGTTTGGGAGTCATGCTGGATTGGTCATGAATTATTTGGCAAATTAGGCGCTAACCTTGCCCGCAAGGTTAAGACAGGTGAACTTATTGTCAATGATTACAGCCACGTTCATATGGTGTTGCGTTTAATGGCTGGTGCCATGGGCGTTCCCTACTTGCCAACTGCAGCGTCAATGGGTACAGATATCCTGAATCCGGAATTTGATACTTTAGCAAACAATGGTTTGCGAAATGGAGAAAACCCTAAAATCCCGGCACAGAAGTATGAATTTGCCAAGGATAACTTTTTTGATATGGGAGAACTGCTCCATATTCCCGCTGCACGTCCAGATGTCTGTATTATGTTAGTGCAGCAGGTGGGTGAAGAGGGAACCGTTCGAATCTCAGGACAAAAATACACAGACGAAGAGGCAGCCAAAGCGGCTGACAAAGTAATTGTGATTGCAGAGGAAGTCGTGCCGGAAGAATATCTCCGTCGGGAGCCGGATCGTAACCTTTTACCTCCGTATATGGTTGATGCCATAGTTGAGCTGCCAATGGCAGGTCATCCAACTGGTTGCTATGGTAGGTATGAGGTAGACGGGGACTTTATGCGGAATTTCTATAGCAGCACGAAAACCCAAGAGGGCTTTGATGCTTGGGCTAAAGAGTGGATATTTGATGTTAAGGATCATTTTGAATACCTGGAAAAACTAGGTGTTAAACGATTAGAAGCACTGCGGGCCAATTCTGCTTTGAGTTATTCAAACAAAGTGAAGAGGGGGGCGAGATAA
- a CDS encoding CoA-transferase subunit beta, producing MSSHEFAKPGEYKIIDLLAVSAAREVNDGEVVFAGTGLPMLAIMLAQKTTSPGAYCIYEAGSVDGRPIHLPASVGDARCVYGGAIASGLFDVFNQLHRGKVDLAFLGGAEIDKYGNVNTTAMGDYLKPSARLTGSGGNADINSLAKRTVFMMVQEKRRFVDNVSYVTSPGWKIPKFPGREFVPKQEIYGKFHRGGPSAVITNMGVFRFDQETGKMYLDTVHPGFSAQDVKDNCSFDLDISRVSGETKPPTYHELELLYKVIDPEGIFLP from the coding sequence ATGAGTAGCCATGAGTTTGCCAAACCGGGTGAATACAAAATCATCGATTTACTGGCTGTTTCAGCGGCCAGGGAAGTGAATGATGGCGAAGTGGTATTTGCCGGTACAGGTTTACCGATGCTGGCTATCATGCTTGCCCAAAAAACAACCTCCCCCGGTGCATATTGCATATATGAAGCCGGTTCGGTTGACGGTAGACCCATTCACCTGCCCGCTTCCGTTGGTGATGCTCGATGTGTATATGGAGGAGCCATTGCCTCTGGGTTATTTGATGTGTTCAATCAGTTGCATCGTGGTAAGGTAGACCTGGCATTCCTAGGTGGAGCCGAAATTGATAAATATGGCAATGTTAATACCACTGCAATGGGAGACTATTTAAAGCCCTCAGCTAGACTAACTGGTAGTGGTGGAAATGCTGACATTAACTCCTTAGCAAAGCGAACTGTCTTTATGATGGTTCAAGAAAAGCGTCGCTTTGTCGATAATGTTAGTTATGTTACCTCCCCAGGTTGGAAGATACCTAAATTCCCTGGTCGTGAATTTGTTCCTAAGCAAGAGATCTATGGAAAATTCCACAGGGGGGGGCCCTCTGCAGTTATTACCAATATGGGTGTTTTCCGGTTTGATCAGGAAACTGGTAAAATGTATCTGGATACTGTTCACCCTGGTTTCAGTGCCCAGGATGTTAAGGATAACTGCAGCTTTGATTTAGATATTTCTAGGGTCAGTGGAGAAACCAAGCCACCCACTTATCACGAGCTTGAATTGTTGTATAAAGTGATTGATCCAGAGGGGATATTCCTACCATAA